A single genomic interval of Nonomuraea rubra harbors:
- a CDS encoding AraC family transcriptional regulator: protein MKEQARFWRHPAVPETDLLKARYVTHRFSRHVHDGYAIGLIVSGVEEFDYRGTLHRAGAGELVLVNPDAVHTGQAGVPGGWAYRMLYPSIDALSGIAAELGAPSGTPYFPRQVVRDDQVAALLARAHEAAERGDALAASTLSRTLFGRLVARHAAPRPVTVLPAEGRRAVRAALDLLHESLVDPPTLEDLAGAVGARPFALLRAFKAATGLPPHAYLTSLRVRQARSLLQAGVRPAQVAAEVGFTDQAHLNRHFKRIVGVPPAAYQRAAGTYKTDDSPGA from the coding sequence GTGAAGGAGCAGGCCCGATTCTGGCGGCACCCGGCGGTGCCGGAGACGGACCTGCTCAAGGCCCGCTACGTCACCCACCGCTTCTCCCGGCACGTGCACGACGGCTACGCGATCGGCCTGATCGTCTCGGGGGTGGAGGAGTTCGACTACCGGGGCACGCTGCACCGCGCGGGCGCGGGCGAGCTGGTCCTGGTGAACCCCGACGCGGTGCACACGGGGCAGGCGGGCGTGCCGGGCGGCTGGGCGTACCGCATGCTCTATCCCTCGATCGACGCGCTGAGCGGGATCGCGGCGGAGCTGGGCGCGCCCAGCGGCACGCCGTACTTCCCGCGCCAGGTGGTGCGCGACGACCAGGTGGCGGCGCTGCTGGCGCGGGCGCACGAGGCGGCCGAGCGGGGTGACGCGCTGGCGGCCTCGACGCTGAGCCGCACGCTGTTCGGCCGGCTGGTGGCCCGCCACGCCGCGCCCAGGCCGGTCACGGTGCTGCCGGCGGAGGGCAGGCGGGCGGTGCGGGCCGCGCTCGACCTGCTGCACGAGAGCCTGGTGGACCCGCCGACGCTGGAGGACCTGGCCGGGGCGGTGGGGGCGCGGCCGTTCGCGCTGCTGCGGGCGTTCAAGGCCGCGACGGGGCTGCCGCCGCACGCGTACCTGACCTCGCTGCGGGTGCGGCAGGCGCGCAGCCTGCTGCAGGCGGGCGTGCGGCCGGCGCAGGTGGCCGCCGAGGTGGGCTTCACCGATCAGGCCCATCTGAACCGTCACTTCAAGCGCATCGTGGGCGTTCCGCCCGCTGCCTACCAGCGAGCTGCAGGAACGTACAAGACGGACGATTCACCCGGCGCCTAG
- a CDS encoding AzlC family ABC transporter permease: MEETTSRSAAVRDGLGVGLAVGLSGIAFGAAAVTAGLSVPQACVLSLLAFTGASQFALTGAVAAGGDLAAATLGALLLGGRNTLYGLRMADLLRVRGQHRFLGRLLAAHGVIDETTAVTMAQPDPESARTGFVTTFASLYVAWNLTTLAGAYGTSFLGDPGVLGLDVVGPVAFLAILWPRLAESAELRWLAAGAAAIALCATPFLPAGVPVLLSAVAVLAVMLR, encoded by the coding sequence ATGGAAGAGACGACCTCCCGTTCCGCCGCCGTGCGGGACGGTCTCGGCGTGGGACTGGCCGTGGGGCTGTCCGGGATCGCCTTCGGCGCCGCGGCGGTCACCGCGGGCCTGTCCGTGCCGCAGGCGTGCGTGCTGAGCCTGCTGGCGTTCACGGGCGCCTCGCAGTTCGCGCTGACCGGCGCGGTCGCCGCCGGCGGCGACCTGGCCGCCGCCACGCTCGGCGCGCTGCTGCTCGGCGGCCGCAACACGCTCTACGGCCTGCGCATGGCCGATCTCCTGCGGGTACGCGGTCAGCACCGGTTCCTGGGCCGGCTCCTGGCCGCCCACGGCGTCATCGACGAGACCACCGCCGTCACCATGGCCCAGCCGGACCCCGAGTCGGCCCGCACGGGCTTCGTCACCACGTTCGCCAGCCTGTACGTCGCCTGGAACCTCACCACGCTGGCCGGCGCGTACGGCACCTCGTTCCTGGGCGACCCCGGCGTGCTGGGGCTGGACGTGGTGGGCCCGGTGGCGTTCCTGGCCATCCTGTGGCCGCGGCTGGCCGAGAGCGCCGAGCTGCGCTGGCTGGCCGCGGGGGCGGCGGCCATCGCCCTGTGCGCCACCCCGTTCCTGCCCGCCGGCGTGCCGGTGCTGCTGTCGGCCGTCGCGGTGCTGGCGGTGATGCTGCGATGA
- a CDS encoding AzlD domain-containing protein, whose protein sequence is MTLWWAIAAVCLGCYALKLAGLAAPRRVLDHPRVRRFAELVPVALLAALIAVQTFTAEGGLSFDPARTAGLGAAVVALLLRAPFLVVLASAAVVTALARMLLG, encoded by the coding sequence ATGACGCTGTGGTGGGCGATCGCCGCCGTCTGCCTGGGCTGCTACGCGCTGAAGCTGGCGGGCCTGGCCGCGCCCCGGCGGGTGCTGGACCATCCGCGGGTGCGCAGGTTCGCGGAGCTGGTGCCGGTGGCGCTGCTGGCGGCGCTGATCGCGGTGCAGACGTTCACGGCGGAGGGCGGGCTGAGCTTCGACCCGGCCAGGACGGCGGGGCTGGGGGCGGCGGTGGTGGCGCTGCTGCTGCGGGCGCCGTTCCTCGTCGTGCTCGCCTCGGCGGCCGTCGTCACCGCGCTTGCCCGGATGCTTCTCGGGTAG
- a CDS encoding serine/threonine-protein kinase gives MSDSAGLVVGGRYRLLRTIGKGGMGMVWHAHDEVLGRDVAVKEVLPPPNMTGPERDEFAVRTFREARAAGRVAHPGVATVYDVLEERGHPWIVMQLVHSRTLGALIRDEGPMPPAKVAGIGLQLLEALRAAHAAGVLHRDVKPDNVLLTDDGRAVLTDFGIATTEDEAPVTRTGILIGTPAFMAPERAAGGRARPASDMWSLGVTLYMAVEGDSPFQRDNALATLGAVMHAEPRPPARAGALAPVLDGLLHKDPSGRLSLDDAERRLAAILTGEPPGRTGPVTAPSGRRRSSRRLLPLAAIAGGALLVGLVTGGAAWWSQRPREAVSPSPAPVVVTTEATTVYESPTPELETTRPESSPAPQGVQPRATTTPPPRSTPPPTRDQPRSPSPSGNKKGSTKEPKPTRSEEEDGDPGRVEGSDHGEGDSA, from the coding sequence ATGTCCGATTCAGCTGGGTTGGTGGTCGGTGGGCGTTACCGGCTGCTCAGAACGATCGGCAAGGGCGGCATGGGCATGGTGTGGCACGCCCACGACGAGGTGCTCGGCCGGGACGTGGCCGTGAAAGAGGTGCTGCCGCCGCCGAACATGACCGGTCCCGAGCGTGACGAGTTCGCCGTACGCACCTTCCGTGAGGCCAGGGCCGCGGGCCGGGTGGCGCACCCCGGCGTGGCCACCGTCTACGACGTGCTGGAGGAGCGCGGTCACCCCTGGATCGTCATGCAGCTCGTGCACTCGCGCACGCTGGGCGCCCTGATCCGCGACGAGGGCCCGATGCCGCCCGCCAAGGTCGCCGGCATCGGGTTACAGCTCCTGGAGGCGCTGCGCGCGGCGCACGCGGCCGGCGTGCTGCACCGCGACGTCAAACCCGACAACGTGCTGCTGACGGACGACGGCCGCGCGGTACTGACCGACTTCGGCATCGCCACCACCGAGGACGAGGCGCCCGTGACGAGGACGGGCATCCTGATCGGCACCCCCGCCTTCATGGCGCCGGAACGCGCGGCCGGCGGCCGGGCCAGGCCCGCCTCGGACATGTGGTCGCTGGGCGTGACGCTCTACATGGCCGTCGAGGGCGACTCCCCCTTCCAGCGGGACAACGCCCTGGCCACGCTGGGGGCCGTCATGCACGCCGAGCCCCGGCCGCCGGCCCGCGCGGGCGCGCTCGCCCCCGTGCTGGACGGGCTGCTGCACAAGGACCCGTCCGGGCGCCTGTCGCTGGACGACGCCGAGCGGCGGCTGGCGGCGATCCTGACGGGCGAGCCCCCCGGGCGGACCGGCCCCGTCACCGCGCCGTCAGGGCGGCGGCGGTCCAGCCGGCGCCTGCTGCCACTGGCCGCCATCGCCGGGGGCGCGCTGCTCGTCGGGCTGGTCACGGGGGGCGCGGCCTGGTGGTCGCAGCGGCCGCGCGAGGCGGTCTCCCCCAGCCCCGCACCCGTCGTGGTGACCACCGAGGCCACCACCGTGTACGAATCCCCCACCCCTGAGCTGGAGACCACCCGCCCCGAGAGCAGCCCGGCGCCGCAGGGCGTCCAGCCCCGGGCCACCACGACGCCCCCGCCTCGCAGCACCCCGCCACCGACCCGCGACCAGCCGCGCAGCCCGTCACCCAGCGGGAACAAGAAGGGCTCCACCAAGGAGCCGAAGCCGACCCGGAGCGAGGAGGAGGACGGGGACCCCGGCCGGGTCGAGGGCTCGGACCACGGCGAGGGGGACTCGGCGTGA
- a CDS encoding RluA family pseudouridine synthase, whose amino-acid sequence MTEQRSLPVPDGLEGERLDAALSRLFGFSRTRAAELITAGEVLVDGRQPAKSDRVHAGAWLEVTLPPPVTTPMPVAEPVPGMTIVYEDDDIIVVNKPIGVAAHPTVGWTGPTVIGGLLGAGHTIATSGAAERQGIVHRLDANTTGAMVVAKSEHAYSRLKRAFKERTVDKRYHALVQGHPDPFRGTVDAPIDRHPSGDGRFAVVAGGKPSVTHYDTVEAFRAASLLDIKLETGRTHQIRVHMSALRHPCVGDMLYGADPTLAARLGVTRQWLHAVALGFEHPSSGEWMSFSTDYPQDLQKALDIVRAES is encoded by the coding sequence ATGACTGAGCAGCGCAGCCTGCCCGTGCCCGACGGGCTGGAGGGCGAGCGGCTCGACGCCGCGCTCTCGCGGCTGTTCGGCTTCTCCCGCACGCGCGCGGCCGAGCTGATCACGGCCGGCGAGGTGCTCGTGGACGGCCGCCAGCCGGCCAAGTCGGACCGGGTGCACGCGGGCGCGTGGCTGGAGGTGACCCTGCCGCCGCCGGTCACCACCCCCATGCCGGTGGCCGAGCCGGTGCCCGGCATGACCATCGTGTACGAGGACGACGACATCATCGTGGTCAACAAGCCCATCGGGGTGGCGGCCCACCCGACCGTCGGCTGGACGGGGCCGACCGTGATCGGCGGCCTGCTCGGAGCCGGGCACACGATCGCCACCAGCGGCGCCGCCGAGCGCCAGGGCATCGTGCACCGGCTCGACGCCAACACCACGGGCGCGATGGTGGTGGCCAAGAGCGAGCACGCCTACTCCCGCCTCAAGCGGGCCTTCAAGGAGCGTACGGTCGACAAGCGCTACCACGCGCTGGTCCAGGGGCATCCCGACCCGTTCAGGGGCACGGTGGACGCGCCCATCGACAGGCACCCGTCGGGCGACGGCCGCTTCGCGGTGGTGGCCGGGGGCAAGCCGTCCGTCACGCACTACGACACGGTCGAGGCGTTCAGGGCCGCGTCGCTGCTGGACATCAAGCTGGAGACCGGGCGCACCCACCAGATCAGGGTGCACATGTCGGCGCTGCGCCATCCGTGCGTCGGGGACATGCTGTACGGCGCCGATCCGACGCTGGCGGCCCGGCTGGGGGTCACCCGGCAGTGGCTGCACGCGGTGGCGCTCGGGTTCGAGCACCCCTCGTCTGGGGAGTGGATGTCGTTCAGCACCGACTACCCGCAGGACCTGCAGAAGGCGCTGGACATCGTGCGCGCGGAGTCCTGA
- a CDS encoding signal peptidase II, translated as MIYAADLATKTVVLRTLEGEPPLVVLPGVLQFRVIFNSGAAFSIGTGMTFVFTLIAAGVVVAIVRTARKLGSRSWAVTLGLLLGGATGNLTDRLLRYPSGFGRSSQLQGHVVDFIEVLPGNFPVIDYFPVFNIADSAIVCGGVLAVILAWRNVQIDGSREVGKDD; from the coding sequence GTGATCTACGCGGCCGACCTGGCCACCAAGACCGTGGTGCTGCGCACGCTGGAAGGTGAGCCGCCGCTGGTCGTGCTCCCGGGGGTGCTGCAGTTCCGGGTGATCTTCAACTCGGGCGCCGCGTTCAGCATCGGCACGGGGATGACGTTCGTCTTCACGCTCATCGCGGCCGGCGTGGTCGTGGCCATCGTGCGTACGGCGCGCAAGCTCGGCAGCCGGTCCTGGGCCGTCACGCTCGGCCTCCTGCTGGGCGGCGCCACCGGCAACCTCACCGACCGGCTGCTGCGCTACCCCTCGGGGTTCGGGCGCTCCTCGCAGCTCCAGGGGCACGTCGTCGACTTCATCGAGGTACTGCCGGGCAACTTCCCGGTCATCGACTACTTCCCGGTGTTCAACATCGCCGACTCGGCTATCGTCTGCGGCGGCGTCCTGGCCGTGATCCTGGCCTGGCGCAACGTGCAGATCGACGGGTCCAGGGAGGTGGGCAAGGATGACTGA
- a CDS encoding TraR/DksA family transcriptional regulator: protein MAAVTQTATPSMWSEEELAEVRGRLQTEIDELEADILRHESEIASGDVTQGAGDDQADAGAKTYEREREIALTLNARDLVAQNERAIARIDAGTYGVCESCHKPIGKERLQAFPRATLCVACKQKEERR from the coding sequence ATGGCGGCAGTCACGCAGACCGCGACACCCTCGATGTGGTCGGAAGAGGAGCTGGCCGAGGTACGCGGCAGGCTCCAGACGGAGATCGACGAGCTCGAGGCGGACATCCTCCGCCACGAGTCGGAGATAGCCTCTGGAGACGTCACCCAGGGCGCGGGCGACGACCAGGCGGACGCCGGCGCCAAGACGTACGAGCGCGAACGCGAGATCGCCCTTACCCTGAATGCGCGCGATCTGGTCGCGCAGAACGAACGTGCGATCGCCAGGATCGACGCAGGGACCTATGGAGTGTGCGAATCGTGCCACAAGCCGATCGGCAAGGAACGCCTCCAGGCGTTCCCGAGGGCGACGCTGTGCGTGGCCTGCAAGCAGAAGGAGGAACGCCGGTAA